One part of the Solea solea chromosome 1, fSolSol10.1, whole genome shotgun sequence genome encodes these proteins:
- the LOC131468307 gene encoding transcription factor BTF3 homolog 4 codes for MNQEKLAKLKAEVRIGGKGTPRRKKKVVHKTATADDKKLQGSLKKLGVNTITGIEEVNMIKSDGTVIHFNNPKVQASLSANTFAISGHAENKQLTEMLPGILSQLGADSITNLRKLAEQFPRHAMDMKAVKEEIAEEEDDDVPDLVENFDEPSKNEAN; via the exons atgAATCAAGAAAAGCTCGCCAAACTGAAGGCGGAGGTCCGGATAGGTGGAAAG GGAACTCCCCGCAGGAAGAAAAAGGTTGTTCACAAAACGGCAACAGCTGACGACAAAAAACTCCAGGGTTCCCTGAAGAAACTGGGAGTGAACACCATCACAGGGATAGAAGAG GTGAACATGATAAAAAGCGATGGGACGGTAATCCACTTCAACAACCCTAAGGTCCAGGCTTCCCTGTCAGCCAACACCTTTGCCATCTCCGGCCACGCTGAGAACAAGCAGCTCACTGAGATGCTGCCAGGAATCCTGAGCCAGTTGGGAGCTGACAGCATCACTAACCTGCGCAAGCTGGCCGAGCAGTTCCCACGGCATG cAATGGACATGAAAGCAGTCAAAGAGGAAAttgcagaagaggaggatgacgacgTACCAG aTCTTGTGGAGAACTTTGACGAACCTTCAAAGAATGAAGCAAACTGA